One genomic window of Legionella jordanis includes the following:
- a CDS encoding S41 family peptidase, whose translation MHHKRFCYKALVALLTTVLIFPATAFTAEEETSTSDDSTTTKQIPMEDVQRFSNAISQIKKYYVKPVDDKELFDNAIRGMLNGLDPHSTYLDEDSFKELQTATSGEFGGLGIEVTMEDGVVKVVTPLVDTPAYKAGIKAGDYIIKLGSQSVQGISLKEAVDLMRGKEGTTLDLTILRKGESKPLVFSLVREKIMIKSVKSKLLDDGYGYIRLSQFQAMTGDDMEKAIAQLKQEAGGKLKGLILDLRNNPGGLLDSAIQVSDAFLDSNNNGKPELIVYTQGRLPGSKFTALANPGDILNNAPMVVLINNGSASASEIVAGALKDNKRAIILGTQSFGKGSVQTVLPLDDKRGIKLTTALYYTPSGTSIQAKGITPDIVVEEISVPKEKAADKSDAFAGFSEADLSGHLQNKDKVEQNNQLAVKDDAGLLHEDYQLYAALTILKGLAVAKR comes from the coding sequence ATGCACCACAAACGGTTTTGTTATAAAGCATTAGTTGCTTTGCTGACAACTGTTTTAATCTTCCCAGCCACTGCTTTTACCGCGGAGGAAGAAACAAGCACCAGCGATGACAGCACAACTACCAAACAGATTCCAATGGAAGATGTTCAACGCTTTTCCAATGCTATTAGCCAAATCAAAAAATACTATGTAAAACCGGTTGATGATAAAGAGCTTTTTGATAATGCTATTCGGGGCATGTTAAATGGTCTTGATCCTCACTCAACTTACCTGGATGAAGATTCCTTTAAGGAATTGCAAACCGCAACCAGCGGCGAGTTTGGTGGTTTAGGTATTGAAGTTACAATGGAAGATGGCGTGGTCAAAGTGGTCACTCCATTAGTGGACACTCCCGCATATAAGGCCGGAATCAAGGCTGGTGACTACATCATCAAATTGGGAAGCCAATCCGTTCAAGGCATTAGCCTTAAAGAGGCCGTTGATTTGATGAGGGGTAAAGAAGGAACTACTCTGGACTTAACGATTCTTCGCAAAGGCGAAAGTAAGCCTCTGGTCTTTTCTCTTGTACGAGAAAAAATCATGATAAAAAGCGTAAAAAGCAAATTACTGGATGATGGCTATGGTTATATACGTTTGAGTCAGTTTCAAGCCATGACTGGGGATGATATGGAAAAAGCCATCGCCCAATTAAAACAAGAAGCTGGAGGCAAACTAAAGGGCCTAATCCTTGATTTACGTAACAACCCTGGTGGATTATTGGACTCAGCCATCCAGGTATCTGATGCTTTCCTGGATTCCAATAATAATGGCAAACCTGAACTGATCGTCTACACACAAGGCCGATTACCGGGTTCAAAATTTACTGCTCTGGCTAATCCTGGTGATATTTTAAATAATGCACCCATGGTGGTTTTGATCAATAATGGCTCAGCCTCTGCTTCTGAAATCGTTGCCGGTGCGCTTAAAGACAACAAACGTGCAATAATTTTAGGCACACAAAGCTTTGGCAAAGGATCCGTGCAAACTGTTTTGCCTCTTGATGACAAGCGTGGTATTAAATTGACCACAGCCTTATACTACACTCCGTCAGGCACTTCAATTCAGGCGAAAGGGATTACTCCAGATATCGTTGTCGAAGAGATCTCTGTACCCAAAGAGAAAGCTGCTGACAAAAGCGATGCCTTCGCCGGTTTCAGTGAAGCAGACTTAAGCGGACATTTGCAAAATAAGGACAAAGTCGAGCAAAACAATCAATTGGCAGTGAAAGACGATGCCGGTTTGCTTCATGAGGATTACCAATTGTATGCGGCCTTGACCATCCTTAAAGGTTTAGCAGTCGCCAAACGCTAA
- a CDS encoding murein hydrolase activator EnvC family protein → MTAINNRHFLLSWFNLFLILWLCITADVWSENVSIVQTRTKLQRLDNEISQLKKNLSTVNDKRGALTLELAETEKQISEGIRQLRKTQTEMSSKQQKIKQLQQNLNDLNNQLATQQKLLADHVRTRYRTGEYQPIKWLIDQDEPYAISRLLTFYQYLIQSRQKIIDQIDSTRQSITSNQDSLKIELAEQQRLENDLNNHQKELERNKQHHELVIQSLNNEIQTKEHILEEFERNKTNLTRLLANLATQSMQTQATKPFTQMRRKLPNPVTGERKAFQRMNQGVTFFAVEGTPVTAVYPGKVVFSDWLNGYGLLLIIDHGQGFMTLYAHNQSLFKSKGSMVAQGEQIATVGHSGGLKQNGLYFEVRHRGKAIPALDWLS, encoded by the coding sequence ATGACAGCAATTAATAACAGACATTTCTTATTAAGCTGGTTCAATCTTTTTTTAATATTATGGCTTTGCATAACAGCTGATGTTTGGTCTGAAAATGTCAGCATCGTGCAAACAAGGACCAAACTGCAAAGGCTGGATAATGAAATCAGCCAACTAAAAAAAAATCTCTCCACGGTTAACGATAAAAGAGGAGCCTTAACCCTGGAGTTGGCCGAAACTGAAAAACAAATCAGTGAAGGAATTCGCCAGCTGCGGAAAACTCAAACTGAAATGTCATCCAAGCAGCAAAAGATTAAGCAACTGCAGCAAAATCTTAATGATTTGAATAATCAATTGGCCACTCAACAGAAATTACTGGCCGATCACGTACGCACGCGCTACCGAACGGGTGAGTACCAGCCCATTAAATGGCTTATTGATCAAGATGAACCCTATGCGATTAGCCGGCTTCTTACTTTTTACCAGTATCTCATCCAATCCAGGCAAAAAATAATTGACCAGATTGATTCAACCCGGCAAAGCATCACTTCAAATCAGGATTCGCTTAAGATTGAATTGGCCGAGCAGCAACGATTAGAAAATGACTTGAATAATCATCAAAAGGAATTAGAGCGCAACAAACAACATCATGAGCTGGTAATCCAATCCCTAAACAATGAAATTCAAACTAAGGAACACATTCTTGAAGAGTTTGAGCGCAATAAAACGAATCTGACGCGACTACTAGCCAATTTAGCCACTCAAAGCATGCAAACTCAAGCCACTAAACCATTCACCCAAATGCGCCGAAAATTGCCAAATCCAGTAACGGGGGAGAGAAAAGCCTTCCAGCGAATGAACCAGGGGGTGACATTTTTTGCCGTGGAAGGTACGCCTGTCACTGCCGTATACCCCGGCAAGGTTGTATTTAGCGATTGGCTTAATGGCTATGGCCTTTTATTAATAATTGATCATGGCCAAGGCTTTATGACACTCTATGCGCACAATCAATCTCTATTTAAATCAAAGGGAAGCATGGTGGCGCAGGGTGAGCAAATCGCTACCGTTGGCCACAGCGGCGGATTGAAACAAAACGGACTATACTTCGAAGTAAGACATCGAGGTAAAGCTATTCCAGCGCTTGATTGGTTGTCCTAG
- the gpmI gene encoding 2,3-bisphosphoglycerate-independent phosphoglycerate mutase, whose product MNNNTPLVLVILDGWGYREERANNAIASANTPQWDEWWSSCPHILLDASGHQVGLPDKQMGNSEVGHMHIGAGRVIPQDFTRINEAIASGEFANNPVFLELIQDMKQQGKNLHVMGLLSSGGVHSHENHLFAFLALCHELEFNQVCLHLFLDGRDTPPQSALGSIALLKQVLEKHPIAQICSITGRYFAMDRDQRWERLAPVYKMLTEGESHYQFETPEAAIEFFYAENKFDEFIPPTVIAGFEPIEEGDAIFFFNFRADRARQLTRAFIDESFDGFIRAHQPALAHFVSMTRYSKHLLTECAFPPMILHNTLGEVLANEGLSQLRIAETEKYAHVTFFFSGGSEQIFPNEDRILIPSPPVATYDLLPEMSAPALTRTLVNALESEAYDVVICNYANADMVGHTGDFNAAVKAIECLDECLKEVGQAVLNKGGVLLITADHGNAETMFDEQTTQAHTAHTSQPVPLLFIDGKRRFHFIRQEGSLIDIAPTILALLNIEQPSEMTGQALLVENE is encoded by the coding sequence ATGAATAACAACACACCACTCGTCCTGGTTATTCTTGACGGTTGGGGATATCGGGAAGAACGAGCCAATAATGCCATTGCCTCTGCCAATACCCCCCAATGGGATGAATGGTGGAGTTCATGCCCTCATATTCTTCTGGACGCATCAGGCCACCAGGTTGGCTTGCCTGATAAACAAATGGGCAATTCAGAAGTGGGGCACATGCATATTGGCGCAGGCCGGGTTATTCCACAAGATTTTACCCGCATTAATGAAGCCATTGCCAGTGGCGAGTTTGCCAACAATCCAGTCTTTCTCGAGTTAATCCAGGACATGAAGCAACAAGGGAAGAATTTGCACGTCATGGGCTTACTCTCCTCAGGTGGAGTTCATAGTCATGAAAATCATCTATTTGCTTTTTTAGCCCTTTGCCATGAACTCGAATTCAACCAGGTTTGCTTGCATTTATTTTTGGATGGACGCGACACCCCGCCCCAGAGCGCGCTAGGCAGCATAGCGCTCCTCAAGCAAGTATTAGAAAAACATCCCATAGCTCAAATTTGTTCCATAACAGGAAGATATTTTGCAATGGATAGGGATCAACGATGGGAACGTCTTGCCCCTGTATATAAAATGCTTACTGAGGGAGAAAGCCATTATCAATTTGAAACCCCTGAAGCAGCCATTGAATTTTTTTATGCCGAAAATAAATTCGATGAATTTATTCCACCTACGGTAATTGCTGGTTTTGAACCGATTGAAGAAGGTGATGCCATCTTTTTCTTTAATTTTCGTGCCGATCGCGCCCGGCAGCTGACAAGGGCATTTATTGATGAGTCTTTTGACGGGTTCATTCGAGCGCACCAACCAGCTTTAGCTCATTTTGTTAGCATGACTCGCTACTCAAAACATTTGCTTACTGAATGCGCCTTTCCTCCCATGATACTACATAACACTTTGGGAGAGGTTTTAGCGAATGAAGGTTTGAGCCAGTTGCGAATCGCAGAAACTGAGAAATATGCGCATGTGACCTTTTTCTTTAGCGGTGGTTCTGAACAAATCTTTCCAAATGAGGATCGGATTCTTATCCCCTCCCCACCTGTTGCCACTTATGATTTGCTGCCCGAGATGAGTGCTCCGGCTCTTACCCGAACCTTAGTAAATGCCCTTGAAAGCGAAGCTTATGACGTAGTCATCTGCAATTACGCCAATGCCGATATGGTCGGACACACAGGTGACTTTAACGCCGCTGTAAAAGCCATTGAATGTTTGGATGAATGCTTAAAGGAAGTGGGGCAAGCGGTTTTAAATAAAGGGGGGGTGCTGCTTATTACAGCTGATCACGGCAATGCTGAAACCATGTTTGATGAACAAACGACCCAAGCACATACTGCGCATACGTCACAACCTGTCCCTTTACTCTTTATTGATGGTAAACGGCGCTTTCATTTCATACGGCAGGAGGGAAGTTTAATTGACATTGCCCCTACCATTCTGGCTTTATTGAATATTGAACAACCTTCTGAAATGACTGGACAAGCGTTATTGGTGGAAAATGAATGA
- the uppS gene encoding polyprenyl diphosphate synthase, whose product MDGNGRWALSRGLLRVEGHRAGVEAVKTVIRCCLETGIPILSLFAFSSENWSRPSNEVEFLMQLFIDALGHEVKELHQHGIRLRFTGDRNGLSQKLQEQMQAAEKLTAENNRLTLNVVVNYGGKWDIVQATKTIARQILAGQLKPEDIDESLISNALSTHDLPDPDLFIRTSGEQRISNFFLWQLAYTELHFTDIHWPDFNVEEFRKALDSFSQRERRYGKTSQQIGKG is encoded by the coding sequence ATGGATGGCAATGGTCGATGGGCTTTAAGTCGTGGTTTGCTCAGAGTGGAAGGGCATCGTGCTGGGGTTGAGGCAGTAAAAACGGTCATTCGTTGTTGTCTGGAAACCGGCATACCGATTTTGAGTCTCTTTGCATTCAGCAGTGAAAATTGGTCTCGCCCAAGCAACGAGGTGGAGTTTTTAATGCAACTCTTCATTGATGCACTTGGTCACGAAGTCAAAGAGTTGCATCAACACGGAATTCGCCTGCGATTTACTGGCGACAGAAATGGTCTTTCACAAAAACTGCAAGAGCAAATGCAGGCTGCAGAAAAATTAACCGCTGAAAATAATCGTTTAACGCTGAACGTAGTTGTCAACTACGGCGGGAAATGGGATATTGTACAGGCTACAAAAACCATTGCGAGACAGATCCTTGCAGGACAATTGAAGCCAGAAGACATTGATGAATCTCTGATAAGTAATGCATTGAGCACACATGATTTGCCTGATCCAGATTTGTTTATTCGTACCAGTGGTGAGCAAAGGATCAGCAATTTTTTCCTCTGGCAATTGGCATACACGGAATTGCATTTTACTGACATCCATTGGCCTGATTTCAACGTCGAAGAGTTTAGAAAAGCATTGGATAGTTTCAGCCAACGCGAACGGCGCTATGGCAAAACTTCCCAGCAAATAGGAAAGGGATAA
- a CDS encoding phosphatidate cytidylyltransferase, giving the protein MFRQRLLTTLILVPLVLIILFYGNNIVFTSIILLLIWGCAQEWLSLIPLQTAWLRLAYIVLTLVFVWLAHYGFEYWLTVNLILWAFIFIAELTFPKSQIAWGFPLVIGLVGFIVLAVFAESLITIHAMNQGKVLILYLLLLVWAADIGAYLVGKQWGKHKLIPLVSPGKTIEGTLGGFLLSMLVALVGYLYFRPVQPLNWFIIAIITTLISVVGDLFISILKRRAKLKDTGNILPGHGGILDRLDSLLAASPVFYCGLMVLAPGL; this is encoded by the coding sequence ATGTTTAGACAGCGACTTTTAACAACACTGATTCTCGTTCCTTTAGTTCTTATCATTCTTTTTTATGGGAATAATATCGTTTTTACGAGCATTATATTGTTGTTAATCTGGGGTTGTGCCCAAGAATGGCTGTCTTTAATACCCCTGCAAACAGCATGGTTAAGACTGGCATACATAGTATTGACTTTAGTTTTTGTTTGGCTCGCGCATTATGGTTTTGAGTATTGGCTTACTGTCAATTTGATTCTTTGGGCTTTCATTTTTATTGCTGAACTAACCTTTCCCAAGTCACAAATCGCTTGGGGTTTTCCTCTGGTTATAGGCTTAGTCGGATTCATTGTTTTAGCTGTTTTTGCAGAAAGCTTGATTACTATCCATGCGATGAATCAAGGAAAAGTATTGATTCTTTATTTGCTTCTTCTAGTGTGGGCAGCCGATATCGGCGCGTATTTGGTTGGGAAGCAATGGGGCAAGCACAAATTAATTCCCCTGGTTAGTCCTGGTAAAACAATTGAAGGAACTTTGGGCGGTTTTTTACTGTCCATGCTCGTAGCCTTAGTAGGTTACTTGTATTTTCGTCCTGTGCAGCCTTTAAATTGGTTTATTATTGCGATAATTACAACTTTAATTTCAGTGGTTGGGGATTTATTCATTAGCATTCTGAAAAGAAGAGCTAAACTGAAAGATACCGGGAACATTTTACCGGGTCATGGAGGCATATTGGATCGTTTGGATAGTCTATTAGCAGCCTCCCCCGTATTCTATTGTGGCTTAATGGTTTTAGCGCCTGGATTATAA
- the rseP gene encoding RIP metalloprotease RseP gives MLLTLFYFFLALFVLVTVHEYGHFLMARLCGVKVLRFSFGFGKVLARWHDKKGTEYAWSLFPLGGYVKMLDENEEEVAAHERHLAFNNKSVWARILIVIAGPLFNFLFAFLALWLVLIIGIKSLAPMIDEVKPGSIAAQAGLQAKEEIVSLNDKNISSWRDFQFALMPLLGSSESIKLKVKSLENGTIKTLHLPLEDWNLNTKNPDPLGSLGIVPFIPSVPPIVGEVVENSPAAAVGIKAGDFIQTMNNKPVHDWLDLVNYVRLHPGGALDLSIKRQGKQLNLTVQIAAKEGQDGQQQGFLGLRSEKVDWPSKWLRVQRQGPIEAVGTALMQTTELTGATFSLIGRLATGKLGLKSISGPVGIAQGAGESARSGLAYYLSFLALVSISLGVLNLLPIPMLDGGHLLYYLFEIVRGKPLSDEIRSLGIYLGLVFLAVLMVLALSNDLSRLIS, from the coding sequence ATGCTGCTGACGCTATTTTATTTTTTTCTGGCCTTATTTGTTTTGGTTACTGTTCATGAATATGGACACTTCCTGATGGCCCGATTATGCGGTGTTAAGGTTCTTCGCTTTTCTTTTGGTTTTGGCAAAGTGCTCGCTCGCTGGCACGATAAAAAGGGGACCGAATACGCCTGGTCGTTATTTCCTCTGGGCGGCTATGTCAAAATGCTCGATGAAAATGAAGAGGAAGTAGCAGCGCATGAGCGCCACCTGGCCTTTAACAATAAATCAGTATGGGCCCGCATTCTCATTGTCATAGCAGGGCCATTGTTTAATTTCCTGTTTGCCTTTTTAGCCTTGTGGCTTGTATTGATCATTGGCATTAAGTCCTTAGCGCCAATGATTGATGAGGTGAAACCCGGAAGCATAGCTGCGCAAGCTGGGCTTCAAGCAAAAGAAGAAATTGTAAGCTTGAACGATAAAAATATTTCAAGTTGGCGCGATTTCCAATTTGCTTTAATGCCGCTCCTTGGCAGTTCAGAATCAATTAAACTTAAAGTCAAGTCTCTTGAAAATGGCACAATTAAAACACTCCATTTGCCCCTGGAAGATTGGAATCTAAATACTAAGAATCCCGATCCGTTGGGCAGTTTGGGAATAGTGCCTTTTATTCCCAGTGTTCCTCCCATTGTTGGTGAGGTTGTGGAAAACTCACCGGCTGCTGCAGTTGGTATCAAAGCGGGTGATTTCATTCAAACGATGAATAATAAACCGGTTCATGACTGGCTTGATCTGGTTAACTACGTAAGACTGCATCCTGGAGGCGCCTTGGATTTGTCGATTAAAAGGCAAGGAAAACAGCTCAATTTGACTGTACAAATTGCTGCTAAAGAGGGTCAGGATGGCCAACAGCAGGGATTTTTGGGCTTACGCTCTGAAAAGGTGGATTGGCCTTCAAAATGGCTGCGTGTTCAAAGACAGGGACCCATAGAGGCTGTAGGTACAGCTCTCATGCAAACCACTGAATTAACTGGCGCTACGTTCTCTTTAATTGGTCGTTTAGCGACTGGAAAACTGGGACTTAAAAGCATTAGTGGCCCTGTTGGGATTGCGCAAGGAGCTGGAGAATCTGCCCGCAGTGGGCTAGCGTATTACCTGTCGTTTTTGGCTCTGGTCAGCATTAGTCTTGGTGTTCTTAATCTTTTGCCGATTCCTATGCTCGATGGTGGCCATCTTTTATATTATTTGTTTGAAATTGTTAGAGGAAAGCCTCTGTCTGATGAAATTAGGTCTCTAGGAATTTATTTGGGCTTGGTTTTTTTGGCTGTCTTGATGGTGTTGGCACTAAGTAATGACTTGTCTCGTCTCATTAGCTAA
- the bamA gene encoding outer membrane protein assembly factor BamA → MKKVSRKLVLGVCCSTMLSWSIQLHAAEGFIVRDIKVTGLQRVSTGTVLNYLPVQVGEELEPSSTAQIIKALYDTGFFQSVSLERQGNTLIVNVVERATIGSISVTGNKEIPSDKLKELLKQMGLVKGRVFQRSSLERLEKELKQAYTARGKYNARIETNVTSLTENRVAINIGISEGRVSRIKEIKFIGNHDFSKSELMPEMSLSESSVFTYFTKKDQYSKPAMDASLEALRSFYLDRGYLKFRIVSSQVLLSPDKKDVFINIQVEEGPQYRFAGYTIVGKTILPKEKIDSLVQVKQGDIFSRKKVTESISAIGLALGDIGYGFPAINAEPRIDENNKTVFITFIVDPGRHVYVRRINFHGNTKTGDYVLRSVIRQDEGSLLSLHNIKESERQMRLLGYLKNVNVKTTPVPGTNNQVDLDVEVEEAPSAEASASLGYGTNGPTFNASFNQHNFMGTGRSLGLGFNASYWGQDYSVSYYNPFYTNTGVGRGLNFYYQTIDPKKLDVSAYSSDRFGLDVNYNILLSEKSSFQLGYGYQDLQIKSAGSVIPIINFVNQFGRDFHELRLTTGWNRNSYDQFPFPTRGWNQQLSALVALPAASDSLSYYKTNYMARMYHPLVKGFIFTLLGNVGYGNSFNGNGLPFFENYYAGGITTPGQVRGYASYSLGPQDNHGNAIGGNFLVNGSAGLILPYPLSRDTVRTTLFADAGNVFAKGTPYYLTGFGEGPIRYSAGLGVEWRSPFGPLAFSVAKPLNKQPLDNQQIFQFTLSSGF, encoded by the coding sequence ATGAAGAAAGTCAGTAGAAAATTAGTTTTGGGTGTTTGTTGTTCAACAATGTTATCTTGGTCCATTCAGCTGCATGCGGCTGAAGGATTTATCGTTCGAGACATCAAGGTTACTGGTTTACAACGAGTAAGCACGGGTACGGTATTGAATTATTTGCCTGTGCAAGTCGGCGAAGAGCTGGAGCCAAGCTCAACAGCGCAAATTATCAAAGCCTTATACGATACTGGTTTCTTTCAATCCGTTTCCTTGGAGCGTCAAGGTAACACCTTAATCGTCAACGTCGTTGAACGAGCCACCATCGGTTCCATTTCAGTAACCGGTAATAAAGAAATACCTTCGGATAAACTGAAAGAATTACTTAAGCAGATGGGATTGGTAAAGGGGCGGGTGTTTCAACGTTCATCCTTGGAAAGATTGGAAAAGGAATTAAAACAAGCATATACAGCCCGTGGTAAATACAATGCCCGCATCGAAACCAACGTGACGTCATTGACTGAAAATCGCGTGGCCATCAACATCGGCATTTCAGAAGGACGGGTTTCACGTATTAAAGAAATCAAATTTATTGGTAACCACGATTTCTCAAAAAGTGAATTGATGCCCGAGATGTCGCTCAGCGAGAGCAGCGTTTTCACTTATTTTACCAAGAAAGATCAATACTCAAAGCCTGCGATGGACGCTTCTTTAGAAGCTCTTCGTTCATTTTATCTTGACCGGGGATATCTCAAATTTAGAATCGTTTCTTCGCAAGTGTTGCTCTCTCCTGATAAAAAAGATGTATTTATAAACATTCAGGTGGAAGAAGGGCCACAATATCGATTTGCAGGTTACACGATAGTGGGCAAGACCATTTTACCTAAAGAAAAAATCGATTCTTTGGTCCAAGTGAAACAAGGCGATATTTTCTCTCGTAAAAAGGTAACAGAAAGCATTTCTGCCATTGGACTGGCTTTAGGTGATATTGGCTATGGTTTCCCAGCCATTAACGCAGAGCCTCGAATTGATGAAAACAACAAAACCGTTTTTATTACGTTTATCGTTGATCCTGGACGGCATGTGTATGTGCGCCGCATTAATTTCCACGGGAACACCAAAACTGGCGATTATGTGTTGCGCAGTGTGATTCGTCAGGATGAGGGCAGTCTTTTGTCTCTTCATAATATTAAAGAATCAGAAAGGCAAATGCGTCTTCTTGGTTATTTAAAAAACGTAAATGTAAAAACCACTCCGGTTCCAGGAACAAACAATCAGGTGGATTTGGATGTAGAAGTTGAAGAAGCTCCTTCCGCTGAAGCCTCTGCTTCTTTAGGCTACGGTACCAATGGACCTACATTCAACGCTTCGTTTAACCAACATAATTTTATGGGTACTGGCCGTTCCCTGGGCTTAGGATTTAATGCCAGCTACTGGGGGCAGGATTACTCCGTTAGCTATTACAATCCTTTCTACACCAATACGGGAGTAGGGCGCGGTTTAAATTTCTATTATCAAACCATTGATCCGAAGAAGCTGGATGTTTCGGCCTATTCCTCCGATCGCTTTGGTTTGGATGTGAATTACAACATTCTTTTGTCGGAAAAGAGCAGTTTTCAGTTAGGCTATGGTTACCAGGACTTGCAAATTAAATCAGCAGGATCGGTCATTCCCATTATCAACTTCGTCAATCAATTTGGTCGAGATTTTCATGAGCTTCGCTTGACAACCGGTTGGAACCGAAATAGCTATGATCAATTTCCATTCCCTACACGAGGTTGGAATCAACAATTAAGTGCTTTGGTTGCACTTCCTGCAGCGTCGGACTCGTTGTCCTACTATAAAACGAATTACATGGCCCGTATGTATCACCCGTTGGTTAAGGGTTTTATTTTTACCCTGTTAGGCAACGTTGGCTACGGAAATTCCTTCAATGGAAATGGCTTACCTTTCTTTGAAAACTATTACGCCGGGGGTATTACTACACCAGGGCAGGTTCGCGGTTATGCCAGTTACTCATTAGGGCCTCAAGACAACCATGGGAACGCCATCGGTGGTAACTTCCTGGTAAACGGTAGCGCAGGACTTATCCTTCCTTATCCGCTAAGCCGAGATACGGTAAGAACTACCCTTTTTGCTGATGCAGGTAACGTATTTGCCAAGGGTACACCTTATTATTTAACCGGTTTTGGCGAGGGACCTATTCGCTACTCTGCGGGTCTGGGAGTTGAGTGGCGTTCACCGTTTGGCCCGTTGGCTTTCAGCGTTGCCAAACCCTTGAATAAACAACCCCTGGATAATCAACAAATCTTCCAGTTTACTCTGTCGTCAGGATTTTAA
- a CDS encoding OmpH family outer membrane protein: MKRLSGVLVAFALLFGGVNAFADPAKIGVVDLQKIMQTSSQMKAIQEKLEKDFKPRRDKLVAMEESLKKDMEKFKRDSTVMSQTQKKDMEKKIVTAQRTFEREGQQYQQELSTAHNEAMEELYSKIRKAINKVAETDKYDLILQKDATPFSVSQLDITDSVLKEIH, translated from the coding sequence ATGAAGCGTTTGAGTGGGGTTTTGGTTGCTTTTGCACTTCTTTTCGGCGGTGTCAATGCGTTTGCTGATCCAGCTAAAATTGGTGTTGTTGATTTGCAGAAAATTATGCAAACCTCAAGCCAAATGAAAGCAATCCAAGAAAAGCTTGAGAAGGATTTCAAACCTCGTCGCGATAAATTGGTTGCAATGGAAGAAAGCCTGAAAAAGGACATGGAAAAGTTCAAGCGTGACAGCACTGTTATGAGCCAAACTCAGAAAAAAGACATGGAAAAGAAAATTGTTACTGCCCAAAGAACCTTTGAGCGAGAAGGGCAGCAATATCAGCAAGAATTAAGCACCGCGCATAATGAAGCAATGGAAGAGCTCTACAGCAAAATACGCAAAGCCATCAATAAAGTTGCAGAAACTGATAAATATGATCTGATTTTGCAAAAAGATGCAACTCCATTTAGCGTTTCCCAATTGGACATTACTGACAGTGTCTTAAAGGAAATTCACTAA
- the lpxD gene encoding UDP-3-O-(3-hydroxymyristoyl)glucosamine N-acyltransferase: MYNLAEIADFLNGTLLGKPDHVIQGVASLSRASHTDLSFFDNPALLDVLHWTNAGAVLVRESHASYAPGNCIIVPEPLPSIHLVASWFDKPSQFEAGIHPSALISSSAELGKAISIAEHSVIKKGVKLGDEVRIGANCVIEEDVQIDSGCVIHHGVHIHSGTRIAKRVIIESGSTLGAAPFNSLKTQGQWLTGPALGGLILGEAVHVGANSVICRGGMGDTFIATGVRIDNLVMIAHDVIIGPHSAIAGCAVIGAYAQIGADCIIGGASCVSAHVRLADNVVITGMSTVHKSVNQSGVYSSGTMVCEHRRWRRNAARFRRLDDYVTRLIKLEREVDPSR, translated from the coding sequence GTGTATAACCTAGCAGAAATAGCTGACTTCTTGAATGGCACTTTATTGGGTAAACCCGATCACGTCATTCAAGGAGTGGCTTCTTTAAGCCGTGCCAGTCATACCGATCTCTCCTTTTTTGATAACCCTGCTTTACTTGATGTTTTGCATTGGACTAACGCAGGGGCTGTTTTAGTGAGGGAGAGCCATGCGTCGTATGCACCCGGCAATTGCATTATTGTGCCTGAGCCTTTACCCAGCATTCATTTAGTTGCCTCCTGGTTTGACAAGCCATCACAATTTGAGGCAGGAATTCATCCATCCGCATTGATCTCTTCTTCAGCAGAGCTTGGAAAAGCCATTAGCATTGCTGAGCACTCGGTAATAAAAAAAGGGGTTAAGCTTGGTGATGAGGTGCGAATTGGCGCAAACTGCGTAATTGAAGAAGATGTACAAATTGATTCCGGCTGCGTGATCCATCATGGGGTTCACATCCATAGTGGAACGCGCATAGCCAAACGGGTGATCATTGAAAGTGGCTCTACTCTAGGTGCGGCTCCTTTTAATAGCTTAAAAACACAAGGTCAATGGTTAACGGGTCCTGCACTCGGTGGTTTAATCCTGGGTGAGGCTGTTCATGTCGGAGCGAATTCAGTGATTTGCCGTGGTGGTATGGGAGATACCTTCATCGCCACCGGAGTTCGCATCGATAATTTGGTCATGATTGCACATGATGTTATTATTGGCCCGCATTCTGCCATTGCAGGTTGTGCGGTTATCGGTGCTTATGCACAAATTGGAGCTGACTGCATCATCGGAGGTGCAAGCTGTGTGTCTGCCCATGTGCGTTTAGCCGATAACGTAGTAATTACAGGCATGTCGACTGTGCATAAATCGGTGAACCAATCTGGTGTTTATTCTTCAGGCACGATGGTTTGTGAGCACCGGAGATGGCGTCGCAATGCAGCACGCTTTCGCCGTCTGGATGACTATGTTACGAGATTGATTAAGCTTGAGCGAGAAGTAGATCCTTCTCGTTAA